In a single window of the Bacillus mycoides genome:
- a CDS encoding aminoacyl-histidine dipeptidase — protein MYSTLEQLTKHPVFYHFAEISKIPRGSGNEKEISDYLVSFAKERNLEVIQDEALNVIIKKEATSGYENVSAIIIQGHSDMVCEKNQATVHDFEKDPIELRIIGDMLYANETTLGADNGIAVAYALALLDSTDIPHPALEVVITTEEETTMGGAFAVDSNHFDGKIFINIDSEEDHKLLVSSAGGAKAVETISVIWDEASVDMDTYRLYVGGLKGGHSGLEIDKQRGNANKVLGRVLRDLSLHIQFNMSEVHGGLKTNAIPRESVATILLRAEDVQQVEEKLKSWTRMLQEELRAVDPDVHVSLTKVEEKAGKVFSKETQKQLISSLFLIPNGIQSMSMDIKGLVESSTNLGVIQTLQDEIKLRSEVRSSVSSLKQHIVEEIKYIAELVGATFEKESEYPEWPYNPNSPIRNLFEKVHQEKYSKDAEIFAVHAGIECSVFVQKMPELDAISFGPDIFNVHTPDEHISISSVVNNWGFFVDVMQGTKELAK, from the coding sequence ATGTATTCTACTTTAGAACAATTAACAAAGCACCCTGTATTTTATCATTTTGCAGAAATTTCAAAGATTCCTAGAGGATCAGGTAATGAAAAAGAAATTAGTGATTACTTAGTGAGTTTCGCAAAGGAACGTAATTTAGAAGTTATTCAAGACGAAGCGTTAAATGTCATTATAAAAAAAGAAGCTACTTCTGGTTATGAGAATGTTTCAGCTATTATCATTCAGGGGCACTCTGATATGGTGTGTGAAAAAAACCAAGCGACAGTTCATGATTTTGAGAAAGATCCAATTGAATTAAGAATTATTGGAGATATGTTATATGCAAACGAAACTACTTTAGGTGCTGATAATGGTATTGCCGTTGCATATGCATTAGCATTATTAGATTCAACAGACATCCCGCATCCAGCTTTAGAAGTTGTTATTACAACTGAAGAAGAAACGACAATGGGCGGTGCATTCGCTGTTGATTCAAATCATTTTGATGGAAAAATATTTATTAATATTGATTCTGAAGAAGATCATAAATTACTAGTGAGTAGCGCAGGTGGTGCGAAAGCAGTTGAAACGATTTCAGTGATTTGGGATGAAGCGTCAGTAGATATGGACACATACCGACTATATGTTGGGGGACTTAAAGGTGGACATTCTGGTTTGGAAATTGATAAACAACGCGGTAATGCGAATAAAGTATTAGGACGAGTTTTACGTGATTTATCACTTCACATTCAGTTTAATATGAGTGAAGTTCATGGCGGCTTAAAAACAAATGCAATTCCGCGTGAAAGTGTAGCTACAATTTTATTACGTGCAGAAGATGTACAGCAAGTAGAAGAAAAACTAAAATCATGGACACGTATGTTACAAGAAGAGCTACGTGCTGTTGATCCGGATGTTCATGTTTCACTTACAAAAGTAGAAGAAAAGGCGGGAAAAGTCTTTTCTAAAGAAACACAAAAACAGCTTATTTCTTCATTATTCTTAATTCCAAATGGTATACAAAGTATGAGCATGGATATTAAAGGTCTTGTAGAAAGCTCAACTAATTTAGGAGTTATTCAAACACTGCAAGATGAGATTAAATTACGAAGCGAAGTGAGAAGTTCTGTAAGTAGCTTAAAACAACATATTGTAGAGGAAATTAAGTATATTGCGGAATTAGTAGGGGCAACATTTGAAAAAGAGTCTGAATATCCAGAGTGGCCATATAATCCTAATTCGCCTATCCGTAATTTATTCGAAAAAGTGCACCAAGAAAAATACAGCAAAGATGCTGAAATCTTCGCAGTACATGCAGGAATTGAGTGCAGTGTATTTGTTCAAAAAATGCCTGAGTTAGATGCTATTTCATTCGGTCCAGATATCTTTAATGTTCACACTCCAGATGAACATATTAGTATTTCTTCTGTTGTGAATAACTGGGGATTTTTCGTTGATGTAATGCAGGGAACGAAAGAATTAGCTAAGTAA
- a CDS encoding CatB-related O-acetyltransferase, whose amino-acid sequence MKHPLFNHWSETKYLKDIVTNPLIEVGEYSYYSGYYGNQNFEDGCVRYLWGDAKSQALFNPIEQMGWHLDKLIIGNYVCIASGVIILMGGNHNHHSEWITVYPFAEQIGQSYEPKGDTVIKSDAWIGMNAIIMPGVTIGEGAIVAAGSVVCKDVPPYTIVGGNPAKEIKKRFTDTEINMLMEMRWFDWDRELIKKAIPLLSSPAIEPLFDFYKNEVKNK is encoded by the coding sequence ATGAAGCATCCATTATTTAATCATTGGTCTGAAACAAAGTATTTAAAAGATATAGTAACAAATCCACTCATTGAAGTAGGAGAGTACTCATATTATTCAGGGTATTATGGAAATCAAAATTTTGAAGATGGTTGTGTAAGGTATTTATGGGGCGATGCTAAGTCCCAAGCACTTTTCAATCCAATTGAACAGATGGGTTGGCATCTTGATAAACTTATTATTGGAAATTATGTTTGTATTGCAAGTGGCGTTATCATTTTAATGGGTGGTAATCATAATCATCACTCAGAATGGATTACAGTGTATCCATTCGCTGAGCAAATCGGACAATCTTATGAACCAAAGGGTGATACAGTCATTAAAAGTGATGCCTGGATTGGTATGAATGCTATAATAATGCCTGGCGTTACAATCGGTGAAGGTGCAATTGTTGCGGCAGGATCTGTCGTATGTAAAGATGTTCCGCCATATACAATAGTGGGCGGTAATCCTGCTAAGGAAATAAAAAAACGGTTCACTGATACAGAAATTAATATGCTAATGGAAATGCGTTGGTTTGATTGGGATAGAGAATTGATTAAGAAGGCAATTCCTCTTTTATCTAGTCCAGCCATTGAACCATTATTTGATTTTTATAAAAATGAAGTAAAAAATAAATAA
- a CDS encoding type II toxin-antitoxin system SpoIISA family toxin has product MTISNIRIGLFILAIVFIVLVFFYWRNEELYEEKKQRIRKTWYGLFITSVTVYFMIKGIDLTLWKNLLMFTAMVIFVDIAFILTPNISEIWGAKFSDIGKTVQSIKRSLIASKARGEIYTTIIQNVNPTAFGTMEWHTEEEYTKSLNTFLDSYGEKIGAKIVVFEAVKELNTNFRGIRSQFSIIVPLEHIEQLNEQKAVQVENVGIIPAKIVSDVFIVIDGKKNNLQDRDFENVYNLTIHHSYFSK; this is encoded by the coding sequence TTGACGATCTCTAACATTCGAATTGGCTTATTTATTTTAGCAATCGTCTTTATTGTTCTTGTTTTCTTTTATTGGAGAAATGAAGAGTTGTACGAGGAGAAGAAACAACGAATTCGAAAAACGTGGTACGGTTTGTTCATAACATCAGTCACAGTTTATTTCATGATAAAAGGAATAGATTTAACCCTCTGGAAAAATCTTTTAATGTTTACTGCGATGGTAATTTTCGTTGATATTGCATTCATTTTGACACCAAATATTTCAGAAATATGGGGCGCAAAATTCAGCGATATTGGAAAGACGGTCCAATCAATTAAAAGGTCATTAATTGCTTCAAAAGCAAGAGGAGAAATATATACGACAATTATTCAAAATGTGAATCCAACAGCCTTTGGGACAATGGAATGGCATACGGAAGAGGAATATACAAAAAGCTTAAACACATTTTTAGATTCATATGGGGAAAAGATTGGTGCGAAAATTGTTGTATTTGAAGCGGTGAAGGAATTAAATACAAACTTTCGTGGTATCCGCTCTCAATTTAGTATTATTGTTCCATTAGAACACATCGAGCAATTGAATGAGCAGAAAGCGGTGCAAGTAGAAAATGTCGGAATTATACCAGCAAAAATAGTTAGTGATGTTTTCATTGTTATTGATGGGAAGAAAAATAACCTTCAAGATCGAGATTTTGAAAATGTATATAATTTAACAATTCATCATAGTTATTTTAGTAAATAA
- a CDS encoding YxeA family protein, translating to MKKFLSVITLSLLFCNLTIGCERASLNRIGKDVYYVQIKGEGFIEKIEGRNLRNYTLPAYDEDGVRKQITFRSKKQSNDQKLNEKAFLCIYVDQENKDKNEISSIEVKSYEEIQKADLPLKVKEKFNAK from the coding sequence ATGAAAAAATTTTTATCTGTTATTACACTAAGTTTATTATTTTGCAACTTAACTATCGGGTGCGAAAGAGCTTCTCTAAATAGAATCGGTAAGGATGTATATTACGTACAGATAAAAGGTGAAGGGTTTATTGAAAAGATAGAAGGTAGAAACTTACGGAACTACACATTGCCGGCATATGATGAAGATGGAGTAAGAAAACAAATTACATTTAGAAGTAAAAAACAATCAAACGATCAAAAATTAAATGAAAAGGCATTTTTGTGCATTTATGTAGACCAAGAAAATAAAGATAAAAATGAAATATCATCGATTGAAGTAAAATCCTATGAAGAAATTCAAAAAGCGGATTTACCTTTAAAAGTAAAAGAAAAGTTTAATGCAAAATAA
- the spoIISB gene encoding stage II sporulation protein SB, with the protein MAEVNAQKSSFFKTKKEESNTDFSLVKGALTENINRLEKLMDSNSSKYARVKKIQENA; encoded by the coding sequence ATGGCAGAAGTAAATGCTCAAAAATCTTCGTTTTTTAAAACTAAAAAAGAAGAATCAAATACAGATTTCTCTCTTGTGAAAGGTGCATTAACAGAAAATATAAATCGTTTAGAAAAACTTATGGATAGTAATAGTTCGAAATATGCTCGAGTGAAAAAAATACAGGAAAATGCATAA